ATGAAGGTCTGTGTCTTCTGGTCATAGCGCCCGCCTGTGGAAACCAGCTCCACATTTTCCAGCCGGACCATGTGGTCGATGACCGCGTAGGCGTTGGTGACAATGCGGTAGGGCAGATCCGGCAGTATTGAGACAAGAGCAAAGGCGGTTGTGCTGCTATCGAAAGCATAGGTCCGACCGGGTTGGATTTGATCAATCAGGACCTGAGCAATGGCCTTCTTCTTATCCACATTCAGGGAGCGGCGTTCGGTGAACGACTGAAGCTTGGGGCGTCCACTCAGGCTGGTCGCTCCGCCATGGGTGCGGGTCAGTTGACCACTTTCGTCCATGCTTTGAAGGTCCCGCCGGATGGTTTCATCCGTTACGGCAAATTCTTCAGCAAGGTCGATGGTCCGGACGGTTCCCCGCTCTTCGAGCAGGGCGAGAATCTTTTGTTGGCGCTCAACGGCTAACATTGTTGGTTAATTTTGGGTTTGGTTGGGAATTTGCAAGATATTTGTTGACTTAATTGGGATTTATAGAGGAAATACGGGAAATACACAGAATACCCCAATGTCTTCCACAAATAGTATTTCTATGAACCGAGCTCATATTGAGCAGCTTGTCCGGGACAGTTTGCGCCGTCAAGTAGGGGGCATGGGCCGGTCAAGAATCTCCGGCCCGAATCCCCTGGTGGTGAACATCAGCGCCCGGCATTGCCACCTCAGCCAGTCTGCGGTGGAAACCCTGTTTGGCAAAGGACACCAGTTGACCCCGAAGAAGTGGTTGTATCAGGAAGGGCAATACGCAGCCGAGGAATCCGTGACCCTTATCGGACCCCGCAGCCGTGTCATTTCGAATCTGCGCATCCTTGGTCCCTGCCGTGATTTCAACCAGGTGGAGCTGGCTTATACCGATGCCATTTCGCTCGGCTTTGACATTCCTACCCGCAACTCCGGTGACATCAAGGGAACACCCGGATGCATGCTGATGGGCCCGGCTGGGTTTCTCAAGATGCAGGAGGGCGTCATCCGTGCTGCTCCCCACGTCCACATGGCGCCTGAGGACGCGGCCTTTTACGGGGTGGAGAACAAGTCTTTCATGAAACTGAAAATCGGGGGGGCGCTTGGCGTGACCTTCGACCGCATTTTCGTGCGAGTGGATCCTTCCTTCAAGCTGGAGGTACACATCGATACGGATGAGGGGAACAGCTGTGGCTTCGGTCCGGATGTCCCCTGTGAGCTGGTCCGCTAATTTCTACAAATTAACAACAATCAAGAACCCAGATAATACAATGAACGAATCCATCGGATTGATCGAAAC
This region of Oceanipulchritudo coccoides genomic DNA includes:
- a CDS encoding DeoR/GlpR family DNA-binding transcription regulator, whose product is MLAVERQQKILALLEERGTVRTIDLAEEFAVTDETIRRDLQSMDESGQLTRTHGGATSLSGRPKLQSFTERRSLNVDKKKAIAQVLIDQIQPGRTYAFDSSTTAFALVSILPDLPYRIVTNAYAVIDHMVRLENVELVSTGGRYDQKTQTFIGGDSQQALRRYQIHTAFISCIGLDAQRGASEGFEQQALFKENLVQIAEQVVLLVDSTKLDKQSEYFFAEIKNLSMIVTDSGASPEFVKQLHDKGCTVRIAE
- the pduL gene encoding phosphate propanoyltransferase — encoded protein: MNRAHIEQLVRDSLRRQVGGMGRSRISGPNPLVVNISARHCHLSQSAVETLFGKGHQLTPKKWLYQEGQYAAEESVTLIGPRSRVISNLRILGPCRDFNQVELAYTDAISLGFDIPTRNSGDIKGTPGCMLMGPAGFLKMQEGVIRAAPHVHMAPEDAAFYGVENKSFMKLKIGGALGVTFDRIFVRVDPSFKLEVHIDTDEGNSCGFGPDVPCELVR